The Diceros bicornis minor isolate mBicDic1 chromosome 26, mDicBic1.mat.cur, whole genome shotgun sequence sequence GGGAAATCCCTGGGGGGTGGACTTATCCTCATAATCTCAGAAAAACTACTCCTGGCAGCTCAGTGCCCCAATGCTAGAGTGGAAGATTGTCAAAGAACATCTGGGAAGGTGGGCAAGAGGAGCTGACGTCAGCCTTTGCTTCTCTTTCCAAGCCCTGTGCCTGGGTGCAGGGGTGCAACCTCCTAGAGGAAGGGCACCTGGGCAGAGCTGGAGGGACCCCAGGGAGCCTGGCCCAACCCTCCCCATCCCGACAGGCAACCTTTGGCTGCACACCTCACCCTGCacccacagccctccctggacgGCCTGGTAAGTCTCTCCAGCACCAGAATCAGGAGACTCACGAGCCTGATAAGATACTTGGACACTCTATATAAAGTGCGTACATCTGGGTAACTTTCATTAGTCTAAGTCTCAACATCTAAACAATGAAAGGCCCTCCTCCCTTAATAAGGATGGACACTTCACTGAGCACCAGGCACTTCACACACGTTATTGCATCTGAGATTCACCGCTGCAAGATGGGCACATTAGTAGTCATGTTTTGCTGATGGGGACCTgtgggctcagagaggtcacaGGCCAGTGAACACCAGCACCCAGATTGAAGCCCAGGCTGTCTGACCCCAAAAGCCAGTTTCTCCCACATACCCTACACCCTCTTACCACCACCCAGAGCCACCCTTGTCCCCTCCCTGTGATTGGCAGGGTGATCTAAGAGTCCCTCAAGAACTGCCCCGTTGAAGATGGATGTGAATTCTCAATTCTGCCTCCCCACCCACCGTGGGCAGAGTGCTGTGCGGGTTGCAACTTGGGTTGCACAACTTCCCCTGGCTGGGGCAGTGGGAATAAATCCTCCCTGTCCTGGTTTCAGGCAGATGAAGGGAGCTATGAAGGGAGCTTGTGTCTGCAAAGCGCTGGCAGCCAGCCAGGCAGCCCCACCCAGAGCGTGACTGGGCCTGGCAGGGCCACACTTGAAAGCATCCATGACCACACCGGACAGCTCCCTCTAGGGTGGGACACCTGGGCTCCAGTCTGGGCCAAGGCGGGCAGGCAGGCGTGGACGAGAGCCCTCCAGGCTCCTGACCTCACCCCGACTTTATAGAGCTGGGGAAAGGTGGGGCTGGGAGTGCCAGGGAGTGAAGGCCTAGGGCTTCCTGAAGCTGAGACCCTTGGGGGACGCCCAGTAGCTCCCAACTCAGACCCACTAGCTCATGACATGATCCAGCAAGGGAGGTGGAGCAGAGGGCATGGGTCCTGTCTGCCTCCCACCCTTGGCCCACGAGAGCCCCAGGAGCTCAGAGGCCTTTTCAGAGGTGACCTCAGATTCATGCCCAGCCTCAGCTCTTTTCTGATGGGGAGCAGGTGGGTAAGGAAGAAGAGCATCCAGGAGCTTTCTCTcttgaagaggaaactgaggctcagagagggcatgaGACTTGGTGCTACCCCCAACTCATCAAGGCGAGTGGCTCAGAGTCTGGCTTCCAGCCCCTCAGGTGTCCTGGGTAGCAAAAGGCCCCCTACAGAACTGGCAGGAGGTCATCCTCAGCCCAGCCCCGGGAGAGGGGCAGCaagcaagaaagagagaaacgGCGGGGGGACTCCAAGATGGGAGCCCTCAACAGCAAGAGCCCTGGGCACTAGAGAGGTAAGAGGCTACTCTGCTAGTGTCCCAGTGGAGAcagtgggcaagtcacttaatctctttgaacctcagtttcctcatctaaaaaggAAAGATCATAGGACATAAGTGGGGAGAAataaggctggaccagggtggtgCATGTGAAGGCAAGAGAGAGGGACCGTCAGGATTACGGCAGGAGCCTGCGGCAGAGCCCTCTCCCAGAGTTGGGAGATGGGGGCCTGGATCCATAAGTGgtcagagagagaggaggtgaggtCAAGGGGCAGGCCTCAGGCTCCAGGCAGTGTGAGTGGACTGCGCAGCCTGGAGCCCCCTTGCCCTTTGTGCCATGGGAATCATCAACAAAAAAGGGGCTTTGAGATCATAATCTGCAAAAAGGGAAATTGAGGCCTAGAGAAAGGAGGGGCCTTGCTCCGAATCACAAGTAAGTCCATGGCAAAGCCCAGACTACAGTCAAGGTTGTGGCCCTTCAGGTTCCCTGTGCAGGGCTCCTCAAGGAAGGACAGATATGATGGGGAGACTTCACAATAACCTCCTCCTGACCCCCTCTCAGCACTGGGCCTTGGGGTATCttacctgggccagcccccctagGGGGAACAGAGAAAATGGCCAAACCCACACAAGCACTGCCTTTGCAATAGGGGTACATGCACACTCTCCTTCCTCGTCCCTCTATTCAGTTTCAGGtggacaaaaataacaataactaatCATTATCATGTACCAGGCCCTGGACTGAAGTCTTTACTTGCATTAAGTTGCTGAATCCTCACACCAACCCAATGATGtaagcattattattatcatcgtctccattttccagatggagaAACTAAGGCACCCAGAGTCTAACTCACACAAGTTCCTCCAATTAGTGGCAGAATCAGGATGTGACCTCAGGCAGTCTGGCCTCAGAGCTCACACTCTGAAAACCCCACCAGCCTGCTTCTTAAGACATTCTTTCACAGACACTCGgtggttcaaatcctggatctGCCACTTCCTAGTTGTGTGTCCTGGGACAGGCGGCCCAACCTCTCTCAGCTTTGCCCCCTTGGACAAAAGGATAGGACTGCCCACAGTCGGCGGCCCAGCACTTTAGCGCCCAGGCCTGCGAGTGTCCGGCAGTGAGCACTGCACCAGCATCGGTGCTCCAGTCATCTGTTTTCTTGAACAAGAGAAGGTTCCAGATGTGGGCCGGGCCTTCCTCGTCCCGCCCCCACCCCGGTATGCAGAGGGAGGGATGCGGGGGAGGAGCTGCCCCTAGTCCGTCATTGCCTTTAATAGAGACCTGAAACACCGCCTGCTAAAAATACCCGTCTGGAGGCCTATAAAAGCGCTGCGGGGCCGGGCCCAGCACTTCTCCGAGCCGCAGCCAGACGCGCAGAGCCGAGCAAGAATGACCGAGCGCCGCGTGCCCTTCTCGCTCCTGCGGAGCCCCAGCTGGGACCCTTTCCGCGACTGGTACCCGGCCCACAGCCGCCTCTTCGACCAGGCCTTCGGGCTGCCCCGGCTGCCCGAGGAGTGGTCGCAATGGTTCAGCCACGGCGGCTGGCCGGGCTACGTGCGCCCGCTGCCCGGGGCGGCGATCGAGGGCCCCGGCGCGGTGGCCGTGCCCGCCTACAGCCGCGCGCTCAGCCGGCAGCTGAGCAGCGGCGTCTCCGAGATCCGGCAGACCGCCGACCGCTGGCGCGTGTCCCTGGACGTCAACCACTTCGCCCCCGAGGAGCTGACCGTCAAGACCAAGGACGGCGTGGTGGAGATCACCGGTGAGCCCCCCGCCCCGCGGCGACGAAGCTGGCGGCGCGGGGGTTGGACCGTGAGCCAGAGGCCTGGGCAGTGAAAAATTAGCCAAGGACCGAAGGCCAGAGCCCTCGGCTGGGCCTGGCCTCCCCGCCCTGCCCCCTAGCCCGTGCCCCCTGCTCTAGAATGGGGCCTGCGGGGACCTCCTAAGGGCCTTTCGGCCGTAAAAACGCGCTATTAAGGGAAGAAACGCTCCCTTCCAAGGAgacacccccacccctcccccacacccacccccaaTGACCAGGTCTCGCAGCGCCCACCCGCGCCTCCCCCCCCCCTCCGCGGTCAGTGTGAAGAGGACGTTGTCGGCTCTGTCCCTGCCCCTAGCTCTGGTCTGCGGAAGGGGCGTGTGCACGAGCCTGGCGCCacgcccccaccccccccaaaccCTGAACTGAGCTTTCCAGAAGCTTCTTAGGGCCCGGGACAGTCCGGGGCCCCCAAATTCCGTAGTCATTTTTCCTCCTCCATGAATCCTGGGGGCCATGAATCCCGGCCACCCGGTGGGGCAGGTGGGGCAGGTTTGGACGGGGGCAGGCCTTTGAGGTGGCCTCTCCCCCCAACCTTTGACCTCACTCTCCCCCCAGGCAAGCACGAGGAGAGGCAGGACGAGCATGGCTACATCTCCAGGTGCTTCACTCGAAAATACACGTAAGTCCTGGTGCCAGAttgtgggggagtggggagggtgcAGTGACAGACTGGTGTGTAACTCTCGGCTTCTCTCTCTGCATGTCCAGGCTGCCCCCAGGTGTGGACCCTACCCTGGtctcctcctccctgtcccctgagggcactCTCACCGTGGAGGCCCCGATTCCCAAGTCAGCCACCCAGTCGGCGGAGATCACCATCCCTGTCACCTTCGAGGCACGTGCCCAGCTGGGGGGCCCAGAAGCTGGGAAGTCGGAGCAGCCTGGAGCCAAGTAAAGGCCTTAGCCCTGCTGCCTACCCCCCAGTAGCCACCACTGACCATCCCCACCTGCCAATCTGTATACTCTTTTGATACATTCACCTTCTGTTTTTCTCAAATAAAGTTCAAGTCCCTGCCTGCTACTGCCTCAGACCCTGGTGTTTGTGGAGGCCTAGGGGTCAGTGCCATCTGCTGGCTCACACATTCATCATATTTGCTgagggcctgctgtgtgccaagcccCATGCTGGGCCCTGTGGGTACAGTGGTGTCCATCACAGGGGCAGGTGTGGGAGCGGGGAAACCAGGAGAGGCACCTGGCCCAGGCTTGGGCCCTCAGGGACACCTAGGCTAGGGTCAGGTGAAGGGGGACGGAgcagggctgagggaggggagcTTCCTGGGAGCTCAGAGTCCCTTCCTGACTTCATTATTCTTCCAGATTTGAGCAGGACCCTGTAGACGGTATAGGAGGTGTGGCAACTCCAGGTGACTTTCTGAGGGGAGGTTGGCCTAGTCGAAGGACCTGTTCCCGCACACCCGTGCCTgcagggtggggcctgggctctcAGGCCAAGGGCGTCCTGCAGAGAGTGAGGGCAATGTGGCCCGGGTTTTGGTGGAAGAGACACAGAGTCCTAACTGGGAAGGCGGTCACTCCAGGAGGGCTGCCTTGACTGTCCCAGGCAGGAACAGTCACACCCACCTTTGTCTGCCCTTGTCCTACCCACTACCCTCTCACCTGGCCCAAGGAGGGTTTGGGGAtgacctgggggagggagaaagcagACGGGGGCTTTGGAGCCCAGTCTCAAGTCCCCAAGAATTTTAGAGATCCCACACTGTCTCCAAGGACAAGGTCCCAAAGCCTGAGGCTGTGGCGAGACACTCTGTGCTCTTTTCTAAGCCCACAGCCCTGCATTCCCAGGGTCCCTGGGAGGAGCAGCACCCTGCAGGGAAGGGCCTaatgcactcacacacactagctgGGTGCCCAGCTTCTTGATGGCCACTTGCTGGTGTGGGCTCCCTGTTGGGATACCACTATCTAGAGCAGGCGTAAAGCCaaagcaggtcccagcccccGGAGGCCTCCCTGGACCTGGAGGAAAGCCAACagagaaataaacacatggaacAAGGATTGTGCTGGCCCAGCCGGCAGCACGGGTCCGGGCCTGTCAACCAGGGCACTGCCCAGTCTACCCACACTTCCACCCTCATTTCCTGAGCTCCCATCTCCTAAGTCTGCCACCCTCCTCCccgacacacacatgcccacgtCTCAGGTGTCTCCTGGACACCTCCTCACTCCCGGGGCCACGACCCAGAGCCAGCCCATTCTGTTCCCACCATCGCTCTGCTCGCCAGCTCCCTCGTTGGCAACAGGATGGCCCTGGCCTCCAAGGACGTGGCTGCGCCCTCCTGCCTGGTCAGAGAGAGTGATAGCAAGGCTGCCAGCTGCTCCGCTGGTGCTTTTGAAGTGTGGGAAAGCCAGCGCCAAGCCTTTGACAAGGTGATCCTCACGTCAGCCTCAGCCGTGCGAGGACGTGCCATTAGTCCTGCTTAACAGCTGGGAACACAGAGCCTCGGgggagtgacttgcccaggtcCACCCAGCTAGTCCTGGAGGTGGGGGGACATTTGTGTGGCCACAGGCAAGGGAGGGCAGGTTAGCTCACACACACggctggggagggggagcggGTCTCCACAGCTTGAAGTGCTGCCGAATGAGGCTTGGTGGAGcctcaggaggaggaggagggggatacAGCTGAGCCTGGGGGCCAGGGCCACTCAAGGGGGGCCAGACTGCAAAATGGCCTGCAAAGAGCTGCCAGAGGTCTCAGGCCCAGAGTCCAGGGCCATGGCCTGGGGCAGACAGGCTCAGCACCTGGGATGCTGTTGGCGCTATAGGAGTAGAGTCCAAGGGCAGCAGCTCTGAGGTCCTGGGGCTCAGCCACCATGCGGGACACAGCTGGGGCATAGGGTAGGTGGGAGGGGAGGACTTCAGCCCCTGCAAAGGAAACAGGCCCCAGTCTCCAGGGGAAACTGAAGTAGGAGGCGAGGACACTGAGGTAGATGCTCTGTGGCCTGCCTGGGCCATATGGGGGACAGGAAGCAGGAGAAGAGTCTGAGGGTGGGCTGGCCCTATGCCCAGAGCTCAGCTCAGGTGTAGGATCTGGGGCAGCACCTCTGGGCAGAGTGGACAGGGCTGGCTGGCTCGGGTCTGCAGGTCTCCACTGGGAGGGGCTGGCAGTGGGCACTGGGAGACCTGGTGAGTCCCTGCACTGCTGCTGTGGTGCAGAAGCAGTTCCAAGCCTCTGCAGGCCTTTCCCTGATTTTCAGTGGGTCCCCCTCTAAAGGTCTCTGATGTCCTTCAGGTCTGCGGCCTCAGACGTGGGCCTTGATTCAATGAATGCTAGCATCTGGGCCCCTCTGCTCAGCTGAAGGGTGTCTGAGGGGCAATGCTCCATGCTCCAGGCTGATGATGAAGGCTCCCTCGAGGACTTCAAGTCCCGTGGCTGCTGCTCACTCACCACCTCCGGCTCCCCCAGGGATCTGTGGGGTGCACAAGCCACCCTCAGTTCCAGGCTGATCCCTGGctgtctcattttctctctccctcccagttGTGAAATCTGCTCTCTCTGTTGGCACCTCCTCTGGGCCCAGCATCCCAGTTGATCCAAATCCCTGCTCTCAAGGGGgcaagcagaggaaacagctcAGTGATAAAGCAGCATTATGCCACAAGAGAGGGGCCGGGACACCTGTGGGGTCTTAGTGGAGTGGGAAAGAGGGATTTCCAGAAGCGACGTTTGTGTGACAGGTAAGGAGGAATCACATGGGTGAGGGCTGGAGGGCTAGCATGTTCAGGCTGGAGGAGGAGCTGCCAGTGGAGAGGGCAAGTGAGGGAGGCGGTGGGCCCTGTCTGGGAGGGTATTGAAGGCCACGCTAAGTGCGGGCTACCAAGTCATCCAAGGGTTTGAGCATCCTGGATTTAGAAACAAGGTTCCAAATCTTAGAGGACAGTGGTTGGGAGGGGCCAGCAGAGAGGCAGGGGTCAGTGTGCTGCTGAGATGTAGTGGGCATAGGTCCAGCCAGGGGGAGTGGGAGAGTGGGCCAGGTGCCAGGATGTGGCAGCAGCAAGCTCTGCTGCTGGATGTGGGGGTCCGAGGTGGTGATGGAAGAATGGAATCTGCTGAGGCCGTGGCTCCCTGCCTGGAGGTTGCTGACCTCACACTCTCTGTAAGGTCAGGCAGACCCCAGGCCTTGGCTGCTGAGGGAGTGAATTGTTTCCAGATACCATCATTGTTCCCTGCTACAGAATTGACCCAGGGTTTGCCGGGCACAGTCTGCTCTGTGGAGAGAGTGGGGTGGGGAGCAAAAACTGCCCAGAGAATGGCTGCAGAGGACCCCAGTGCTGGGTCCAAAGGGCACGGCCAGAGTACCTTCGTGATGGGAGGAGGGGCAACCAAGCAAAGAAAGGAGTGGCGAGTCAGCCAGGACTGGAGCCTGTCCAGGCACTGGCCATGGGGCTCACAGACCCCAGAGCCCCTGGGCTGAAGGCAGACACTCAAACCCTATCCCACCCTGGCAGAGCCCAGGACAGGGCAGGGATCAGCTTGACGGGGGTCCTATCTGCTGGCCTTACCTTGGACCCCCTGCACCTCcacactccaccccacccccacatgcACACAGTGGGACCTGGGGGTTTGGGACAGCCTGGGAACTCAGGGCTTGGCCCGAGGCCCAGACTTGCACAGCAGCAACTGAACTGCCAGCTCAGGACCAaagcagggaaggagagggaggaagctgCAGGGGCGAGCCTGGATGAGCCTGGGCTGGTCTTTGCCAGAGTCTGGTACTGGGTGAAACAGGGGTCAAGCCCCACCCTCATGCTGCTCTCCCAGGGAAGTGGCCCCAGGGAATGTGGAGGAGGCCCAGCATGTGCCCCCCAAAAAGTGTGTACTGTCTGTCCATCAACCGTTGCCCCTGTGTGCTGGCCCTGAGGAGCACAGGGTCCTGTTCCTGTGGGGGAGACCTACGTGTGAGCAGAATCGTCCCTCCCTGGCACCATCCTCTCAGTCAAGGGCTCTgggtcctcctccctctctcctaccTGGCAGGGGACTTCGGACTTCACTGTGTGCATCTAATGCTGCCTCCTAAGGATGAGCCATATTCTCAACGGCTTCTTGTGAGACAGCTCTGCCAACCTCTAGTTGTGCTGGGAGAGCTGGCAGCATGAAAAATGCCAGGAATCCCAGGCTTGGCTAAGAAGGGACGGCTCTGGATCCATGATGGAATCCCTGGATGGCCTTGGGTAGGAGCGAGGAGGGTGGAAGAGCCTCGCTGGCCAGCCGACCACCTGCACCTCTTCTGAGGGGCAGACTGAGGGCAAGGGGAAGGCAAGTGCCTGGCCAGGGCTCCCAGCCCAGAGAGAAAAGGTCATGTCTGGAGACCCTAGGGAAAAATGACCAGCCCTGGAAGGGGTCCCTGCAGCATAATGGCCCCTCCCACCCTTCCTTCCAGCCTTGCACACCTGCCAGCCTGGTACACGACTCTGCCCAGCCTAAGGCGGCAGTGACTGGGTCAAGATGCAGCACTGGTGGTCCAGGGGCTGCCTCAGTGGAAAGAAGTCTACCTCTATCCCACCTCAGGGCTGCACAGAGCAGAACCTGCCAGAAGGCTTAAAGAACAGATAGAGGTGGCAGGAGCAGCTCTGAGTTCAGGAAAACGCACTGGGCTGAGGCCAGCTCTTTCCCTGTCGGAGGCATGGCCTGGGGTCCAGCCCTGCTCTGGGCTCAGTCTCCATTCTGAGGGGGCTGGGTGGCCCCTGAGGCCCTTTCTGCCCTGATTGTCTGTTGGTGTTGTCAGCCCTGTGCAGGATGGGAATCAAGGGGGAATCACAAAGACTGGCAGCTACCCAGGGTCCCCTAACAATGGTAGGAAGGCCAAAGTCCCAGGGATGCCCAGGGATATACGGACAGCTCTCTGCAGGACCAACAAGGGCCTGATGTGACAAAGGCCTTCAGTCTTGGCCCTGACCCCAGGGCAGGTCTGGGTAACCCTTTTCTTCCCACATCATCCCCCCTCCACGAGAGGTACATGGAAGTCCTTTCAAAAGTCCCTTAGGGATGGCTGGGAGAGTCTGTGTTCAGGCTGCAGAGACAATGGGATAAGGAGATTGAGAAC is a genomic window containing:
- the HSPB1 gene encoding heat shock protein beta-1, which translates into the protein MTERRVPFSLLRSPSWDPFRDWYPAHSRLFDQAFGLPRLPEEWSQWFSHGGWPGYVRPLPGAAIEGPGAVAVPAYSRALSRQLSSGVSEIRQTADRWRVSLDVNHFAPEELTVKTKDGVVEITGKHEERQDEHGYISRCFTRKYTLPPGVDPTLVSSSLSPEGTLTVEAPIPKSATQSAEITIPVTFEARAQLGGPEAGKSEQPGAK